The following nucleotide sequence is from Salvia miltiorrhiza cultivar Shanhuang (shh) chromosome 7, IMPLAD_Smil_shh, whole genome shotgun sequence.
AGAATGGAATGTAGAGTGGAGATTTCAAGTCCCTAACCTCTTGGTACCACATTCTGAGCAGTACTTTGAGGACTCCCTCAGATAAGGAATTCCACATCCGTCGCAGAACTTTGCCGGACCTGTTGGCTGAAACCAAAACCAGCAAAACATATCACTATCTATTTTCATACCACTTGTCAGATTTCAAAACCACCAAACGTCCGGTGAAAAGCAACAAGCAAAGTAAGAATGAACCCACCAAAGCGTGCAGACGCCCTCCAAGAGACTGTAAAGCTATATGGTTGAGAACTGCTGAGGGCTGCTGGTTGTGAACCATTTCAGGCAACTGAGGTGGGGGAATACACTGTTGGCCGTGCATATACTCAGTCGAATGTGAACTGTGATTCATAGAATTGTTATGGCCCGGGTGCATAGGATGATACTGTGCCTGATTTGCATATGTTGTTAGACAAAAGTAATCCTTGCctaaatgaaaaacaaaatgaCGAAAACAATGACAAAGTCTTTTTCTAATTGACATAAAAAGCCAATCTAAGGACAGTACATAGTCTGCTCATATTCACCCCAAAAAAGAACCACCTACGAATGTGGAGAATATACTAGACTGCCAAATTGAATTAGAATCAGCAATCCAATATATTTTTTGCGTCCATAGGAGTGAGTGTCTGTTAAAATAGACACTGTGTGCCATTATGCTTTTAACAAGCTTCTGCACTTTTATGGTTAGCATATAATGATAATCAGAATCATTTGCAGCAATAAAACAAGGAACGCAAACCAGggatgaaaaataaaacaaacaaacaaaaccaAGCCAATCCAAGCTGTTTTATGCATATAGAAATGAGAAGTTCATAAAATATCCCAACATGCTGTTACAAGGCAAAAATACCTGAGAATTAATTTTAAGGGAGTACAAGAACTATAAACAAGACCTCAAAGAAAAATTCTTATTTACACATTTTCATTGAGTGACTGCATAATTTTAGGATATAACGCTTAGATCCTTTGTATGATAATCCATCATTGGTTAATAGATGCTTTTTCTGTTCCTCTTGTGATTTTAAGGTATAACCGAAGATCCTTTGTATGATATATGCTACAAATATTTTCAACCAAAGATCATTAACATATAATTCATCATTGGTTAATtgattgatgtttttcttattCTCCTGTGATTTTCCAATCAAAGGCTCGGTTGGAATAGGCTGATTCAACATCTTCTAAAGCTTTAATTAGACAGTAGATGTACATGGAACTAAACAATACATATTCATCATGTCCATGATAATTGATTCAacgcattacttttactatcaAGCTTCTTTATCATCCTCCAGCTAGAAAAGAAGGATCAAATGAAGCACTAACAAGACAAACAAATTGATATAGCACACTGCACATACATCAAACTCTAGTCACATGAAAAATGAATGCACCCCAGTTGCCAATAGAAATTGATATAGTTCACATACATCAAACTCTAGTAACATGAAAAATGAATGCACCCCAGTTGCCAACAGAAAGATTATCTCACTTCATTTGCTGCTCGATAGCCTTGAGAAGTCGCCATTGAAGAAGAATTTTCAGGACTAGGAAATGCCTGAAAGTATGTTgggagttttaatttgataaaacCATTGAAATGGTGAGGCCAAGAACCAACATTTCAACTCAAATAATTCTATATTACTTACAGGCAAACCAGGCATACTGGAGTTAGAATTCGACACAACGCGCCTATACTTGTGCCTTGGAGCATAAAATTTGTAGTCTCTAGCATAAACAGCAACTTCATTCCGTCCGGTCAGCCTCTTAAACCTATTTGAGATAGGGTAGTAGATGGTCAAGAGTGCTGTCACCATACTAAAAGCATACAGAATGTAAGGTATAACATTTAAAATTGAGATAACAGGATGTGATACAGAATAAGTATAAAAAATATGATCAATTAGATATTACCCACAACTTGCAAACACTTCGTGCAAATTGATATACCACAACTTGCAAACAATAACATAATGAATGTAAATGTATTGTAAGGAGTCGCAGTATACTCACATAgtacaataaattatgatttcaCTTATACTAAACAGGCTTCTGTTATATTTATAATGTTCAAAAGATGATGCACTGAAGCCATCTCCAAAATATCAATAGGTctagaataaaatattaaagctAGTTTCGATTAAACCTCCAAAATAACCATCAGCACAAACACGCTGAAATGACACCACAATGCATACAGCACCATCACTCCATCATTAAAAACATCACCTCCAATGTTGACAAATTCCTCATTAGACCAACAAAACAGCAGTTAGAAACCAAAAGTTTTATCTAAGCATTCCACAGTTAGCCATAAAAACATAAATCACCTACAATGCACTACTCAAGCTACAATATCTTGCAAAGATGTAATTAAGCGACagaaaagtgaaaaagaaatTACGAACTTACTTATTAAGAGATGAAATAAGGGCGGGTTAAAAAAACCCAAGAAAATGAATATCTTGTCCCTAAGGAATGAAAACCCAAAAAGACTGATAGTCATAAACCGACTGCATGCCCCTCTTCCTAACAAGGGTGTTAGTTATTGACATGCACATAAGTAGAGAGACACATTAGCTAATCAAGGATAAAATTATGCAAATCAGATACCCATAATTTATGCCAATAGTCTTCTAAGTGTTCTCCTATTCTATGGGCTAAATTAATTCCCTTATTTTTCCACTTCACCAATACATGATATTGGAGATTCAACTAATTCCCTCAGCAGTGAAAGTTACAGACTTGGCAAGGAAGGTGACGTGAGATGGCCTAGCTAAGGCTTTGTGAATCTTTACCATTGTTTACTAATCAATTACAAATTAAAGGTGGGGGCGAGAGAGATCACTCAGCTCTCCCATATTATCTCTTCcctgaatttgaatttaaaaccAATTTGAGAATTTGAGGTGCCACCCTTCATAAAAACAATTGAACAGTCCAAAAGGTAATACTTAACATAAAGAATCAAATTCATTCAACACATACTTTTTCCAGACACATTACTGTGATAAGCCAACTTTTGGTTAACTCAATACACAGCACAAGGAGCTTTTGTTTTGTTGTAGCATATTGTAGTTTTCCATCATTCAATTATAGTCCTTATACTTGTTATGTTAATCATGATTCACCAAGATACATTTATGTCGTGCATTCTCCAGTTTCAAACAACTTCTTATCAATTTTGTATACTTCCTCTGTCCATGAAAAATTTGCCACAATTTCTTTTTCGGTCCATCCACAAAATATtgccactttcatttatagtagTAGGGTCCCACACatctccactcacatttaaagtgggagcCTTACTCTaacaacttcactcacattttattaaaactctgTCGTCCACAATGTGAcaaatttttgtggacggagggagtactttattttagtttttactTATGCCATAACATATATGTTATGAACCTGAAaggaaaattatattttcattaatttatatctttattaagttttgaaatcttgtaaAATCCGAGAttgaacaatatatatattattaaaatccAAGATTGAACAagatatattattaaaaatccAAGATTGAATAagttatattattaataaagataATACATACATATCTTAAAGATCAACATTTATTTCTTTGAGAACAAATCAAATCTTGATATTGATATAAATCAATCTTTAAGGGCCAATGAAATTGCACCACGTCAGCCCTAGACCCATAGTTATGCGAGCTCAGGCCTAAAACTCGACTCTCCCTACAACTATTAATAGGGGTCCATATCAGTTCTAAACACATCAAATCATAACTGAAGATCTCGAGAATTGGATTCTCTACAACCAATTTCTCTCCATTATTCAAGGAGTACCATCGAGGTTCAATGCGTTCTTCACTGAAGCAGCTCAAGCAAAGTACAAAATTCGATCTAGAAACAAGGCAAATGCCCTGTGCATCAACGTTATAAAGCTCAAAGCTTAAGTCAAGTCTAACGTTCGATTCGAAAATAAGGTGAATGCCATCTGCATCAGCGTCGTAAAGCTCAAAGATCAAGTCTAAGAAGATTGGACACATATTTCTCCAACAAATCTCAATGACTCAAGGACCATCAAAGAATCAACTTGGAGAGAAGAATCAAAGGATCAAATAGAGATAGCATCACGCATACACAAACATACATTTGATGTACAAATATTGAACTTAAACGCAATTTTGTACTCGCTCCGTCTACAaaaattgtgtgtttattactattttcgtcgtttttcttttttaaaaacctcctttatactttaaacctcattcacactcaatatttacaaaatactcaccctttacttttacaatttggtggcCCAATACTACCatttaacactaaaatcacatcttcCAACTAccatttggtggacggagggagtatttattaaattaaattaaatttgtgtttacaatgACATCACTTTGTCCCTCATTTACATTAATCATATCCAACAAAACATTTCTAAAAATAATGTCTATTTCATTAATTGATTAATCTCACAAAAACCATTCTATATTTAGTAACCTAACAAATAATGTTAAATTACTGAAAACCAACTAAGTGTTAAGAATCCAAGATCCACAAATGCTACCTACGTGTTCATAGTAATGACAAATCAACttgatccttgaaagaatatcTACCTAGTCCTTTAAGTAAATTAGAGCTAGACAGGGAATACACCTCCTTTTTATGCATTGAGAATAGTATAGGGTCAATGAAATATACCACAtttatcaagatctaaaagcaTATATAggacttcaaaatttaaaagaaCTAGTTTTTTGAAGGGAATGATAATGAAATCATACCACTCAGCATCATCAATACCAATTTTTGTTGGTTTCTCAACGATAGCTAAGCCATTGACCACCACAAAACGAACACGCTTCTCCTCCTGTATCACCAATTCGGGAAACTTCGATCTTGTTTCAAATGAAGTTGCTAGCTCCCTTCTCTTAAATGTACAACTACCTACATGTAGAATATCAACATGAGATAGATTCCAAGACTAGCAACTACATAATTCTCTATCTCCGAAGTAACAAAGGCCAATCTccaaacatatataaataaaccaTGTAGAGGGATTAATAGGCATGTAATAGTAATAGATCCATTGCTCCGTCTCAAAACCAGGTGTCGTATCCAGCTATCTCAATTTACATAAATattgtttgtttttttgttttgttttgtttttttttttttcatttttgcatCTGTCGACAAGGAAATGGCCTATTCAAACTCAAGTCTAAAAGAGAGACCTCCATATATCCAGTACATGTATGCAACATGGTAAGGAGTTTAGAGAAGCCAAGACACTATGCAACATCGAAAAGAATTTATCACATTTACTGGTACCTTTTGAAATTTCCAGaaggaaacttcagtgttctgtTAATTCTAACTCATAGGAAAAGAAATCAAACCTTTTCTAGGAAATTTCTTTGCAAGCTTTCTATACAATCCACCAGCAGCTTCAAGGGCCACACCAATGGTCTTCTCACGGATGCCACTCATTGATGATAATCTCATGTTAACTTCATTGACTAGTGTTTCATAGAGATTAGCAACATACATTAATGGCAAAGCATAGCGTGCATCGCCTTCATATCGAATCTCTTTGGACTTCCTCTTGCTTAAAATTTCCTGTGAGGATTGTTGCACCATGTAATCAGTGTCGTAATCCGACATCTCAATAACATGTGGATCAATAAAATGATTTACGACAATGTCCATAAACCTTGCCCTAGCTGTTTCAATCGGTGACACATCTGGTAAAAGGGTAGCAGTGTTAGATTCAAATTAGATGATCTTAAAATGCTTCAAATACTCAGTAATTATATGGAACAAAAATGTCACCATCAATTGTCAAAATTGAGTAGGAACCACATGAAGACCCATTATTTTCAAGACTACTCCTCTCGTCCTCCACCATGCTGTGAAGTGGTAAAGAGCTTTGGTAAGGCTCGTGCATACAGTCCTACATCATTCAACAACAAAAATTGATAGTTTGTACGGCAATATGACATCAAGAAATAGCAAACCTTGTCATGGAGACAAACATTCATATAGAGAACAGTGTAGTCACTTTGATATTGTGATTAACAAAGTGAGCAGAAAAAGCTTTTCAGAACAACTTGAGGAAAAGCAATCaagtaatttaatataaatctGAACACGTCTCGAGCAGTTGAAGGGGCGAAGAAAGGAAGGGGAAAAACAAGGAGTTGTCTTAGTAGTGGCAAAAGAGCAAGACCCTTCTGCATACAACTTAGTTTCTCGTATATGGGTTTCATAATCATTTACGGAACAAGAGAAATGGGattataaattaaagaaaatgcaAATAAAATGAGAATATCAAGCAAACAACAGGTTCTAATATATTTTCGGCTAAAAGTAGGAGAGACCGAACCCCATCAACATCTCGATTAGCATGTCCCCTACAACAATAACGCAGCACCACGCTCACACTTTTAACACCGTACATCAATTCCTCCCAGGTGAAATTCAAAGATCAAAGATTATCATCATTCAAAGGAAAGACAGTTAAAATTGCCTTCCATGGAAATCAAGTCTGTCGCTTTTCACAAAATCAAGCATGGCAATCATAACACTGCaaccaaaataaaattaaaataaaataaaaaatccactAGTTTCGTACTAACAGTGACGACAGCGGAGGAGCGGTCATCGTTATCGTCGGTGACATCATCGGCGGCGGGGTCGGCGACTCCATCCCCGGAATTGCGGTCGTGCAATGAGGTGCCGATGTAGGAGTTAGCGGCGGCTGCGGCGGATGACAAATCGTAGTGCTCCACGGGAACTCTGCTCCCCATCGGCAGCAGTAGCAGCAGCTTAAAACCCTAACCACAGAAATCAGTGAAAAAAGGAGGGAAATCGAAGAGGGAAAAATTTAACGGCTATCCAGACGAAATCTTCTCTCTGAGTGTGTGTTTGCAAATGCAGGTTCCGGGGTTTCCGAAGCTCAGTCCGAACCTCGCGCCGTTGAAACCCTCCCGACCTTCCTAACCCGTAGGTCACGAGATATGTGGGACATGTGTTTGTCGCTTTTATTtgagtttatttatatataaataagatgCAGTActattaattttaaaagaaaatattgccataaaatacataaagtttGGACGAATTCTGATTTTAcacataatttttgaaatttgaaatttgaaataaaatacataaatttttttttttttttttacttttcctcTAATTTAAAATTCTCTCAAAATTGAGGCTGATGTGGCTGCCAAATTTGCCTATATGGCAAAATCGTTCGACCAACTCAAACGGTTTTAAGGGTGAATTGCCGCAAAATACACAAAATTTGGACGAATTATAACTTTACACGCAAcgcaaattttgaaattttaaataaaatacactAAAATTTACCTTTTGTTGAAACAACTATAATCCAAATTATCAGCGTCTAAATTTACTAAAGAAGCGTGACAATGTCAATTACTTTTATCTCATATGTTATTGATATTACACTTAGAGTGGAAATTTGAAATGCCTCATTCCTTAAAGTGTATATGAAAAATACTATATCTTATCAatataagcattttatgccctaAAAGACTATCATAcactgcatgtatttctaaatgtgcaggttgaatGGCGATGGAGGGGGGAGTGCTCTATGTGTGTGGCACAAGTTACACTCGGAACTTTAAAATTTCTTCTATTGTGTGTTTTAAATTCTGTTTTATTACAAAAGGAAAAATCGATGCTCTCGCTTGTGAGGGTATTCGTATTGTGTCTCGATTAGACCTCACGGATTATTCGTCTCCATACGAGTAATCTGACTACGCTTTGGTTGTGTGTGTATAATTTGAACTCCGATGTCTACTACTTCTTTATGATAGTTTGTGCAATAAGGGCATAAGCCCAATGTGAGAAATTCTAATGTTGGACTATAATTGTTTAGTATTTTATTTGCAAGATGTTCCTTGGATGAGTCTTTCTATCTATAATATTTAGTTATTAGCGACTGAATTTATAAAGATATCAAAGTCCTGTGAATAAATCGATCCTTGGTGTAGTATTTGCGTGGTGATTTATCCACGCTATCACGGGCCTTAATTGGGGAGGGGGGGTGacatttattccactagaaaattaatactgatttATCTCTTTactctttaggtgagtcggggctagcattagacttaattaatccccgtgtttaagatatccaatatccattaattaattaattcctctgacgatcaattaattaattaattaattaattagtcatttaattataaacgacatctcgagtgctaccacttaaacttattatcatatcggaactaattccacctgcagggtttaatacgataaacttattaagtttctcgagaggatattaccatcctgttattagcaggacacggatccttattgcaatataatcgcatgtcaaataataattgttatcaccaaaagtatcgagtatattgagcttcaaaagaactctcacccatgataaatcaaagcaatagtcaatatattattcacaccgattaatccaactaaggttaagactatttaagttgccgagatcttgattcttaattagtcagaatataagaattcatctcactataatcatgttcaatacacgaaggtactagcataaataaatagccaagacaaactatttatccatttatgctacaatctaaaccagcaactcgtccatagttgcctcgattgtgaactcaatttatatctcaactttttccaattacatgatcttctgtgatctacaacacaccatataatctatagtatgaaaTAAATTGGACTAttataggattatgcaataacaatatttcagatagaagaatcacagtgaactaaggaatcaatgtatacaagcataaagtcttgctttcagtatacaaccatTCGCCTTCGTCCCAATTTAATAGACCTTGCCTGAGCACGAATACTAAGAAATGAATGGTCTATAATAAaacaagagagagaaaataacttttattgagaatttatatttgtcaaaaaaagtAGGAAAGCGAAATGAAGATATTCCTTTTTAAATGAGGAGAGATCTAATTATATGTGGCCACAATGATatatagtgtaaataatgagttatgtgagGTTATTTGTTATATGTTGACTTTCCTATTGAAATGAGATatccaaataagaaaatgtgGTTTACTGAATTGGGACAGGGAGAGTATTTACCTTATATTTTGATATAGTGTGTAAACACAaactttatatttaatttaacaaatacAAAATTATGTACAACTTCAGTATTTGTAAATCAAATGCATTTGTAAGAGTTGCTATCTCTATTTGATTATCTGATTTTTCTCTTCAAGTTGATTCTTGGACGAGCTTTGAGTAGTCCTTGAGATTTGTTGGATAAATATGCCTATGATCTTCTTGGACTTAATTTTCAAGCTTTATGACATCAATGCGAAGGGCCATCAccttattttcatatttaacGTTGGACTTGACTTAAGCTTTGAGCTTTATAACGTTGATGCATAAGGTCTTCGCCTTGTTTCTGAATCGAACGTTGGACTTAATTTGAGCTTTGGGCTTTATAATATTAATGTGGAGGGTCTTCATATTGTTTTCCAGATCGAATGTTAAAACTGATTTGAGCTTTGGACTGCTTCCACGAACAATGTCTCGAACCTCAATAAGACACCTTAAATATTAAAGAGAATTTCGTTATAGAAAAATTCTCGTCCAATTCTTGATCTCTTTAGTTATGATTGTCGTGTTTACAACTAATATGAAAactcatatatataattataagaaGAGTCATGCTCTGAATTTGAGCGCGCATGATTATTGATCTAAGGTTGATGTAACTTGATTTCATTACTTCCATATTTATAGTTGTAGAAATAGTCAAATTTTGGATTTGAGCCTGCATGATTATGGGTGTAAGACTGATGTAACGCGATTTTATTGGTCCTTCAAGATTGACACATATTAGATTGacacataatatttttttaaagataaaaaattaatccatcaattaaaaaattcaCTCTTAATGCTCCCGCGGAGTAAAATTCATTCTTAATGTTTCCGTTGAGCTGGACATCGAAATTGCCAGAGTATCGTGAAGACAGTTGCGCCATGTTAGCAATTTCAATATCTGACTTAACTTTAATTTGGAAATTATTATACATATGGAAACATTAAGAATGAATTTTCAGTTGGAGGacaaatttatcaattttaaatgtcgtgaaaaaaataaaaaaaaaatgccgaAAGTTCGTcaatttatatgtaattaacTCTTTCGTTAATTGTGAAAATTTTATTGCCATTTTTacaatcaatattattagagtactaatatatactccatccgtcccattgggcttgtcccatttcttttggacacggttattaaggagagttgaATTAGTGTAGctgctgctgaaatagaaattttattaaagaaaaaataaaacccTTGATAGCACAAGCGCTAACAAGGCAAAAGTCAGAAAAACCCCAAAGCGAGGAAAAAAACAGCAACCCAACCAAAAAACAAGCTAAAACAAGACAGAAAAACGGAGGAAGAACGGAGCCGCCGAGGGAGACAGCCGGGCCCGAGCCAAAAAAACCGCCAGTGTCAGCCcggacagagcagagcagagaagtcgctccagagcagcgaagtcgctccagagcagagaagtcgttccagagcagagaagtcgctccagagcagagaggtcccttcagagcagcgaagtcgctcCAGAGCAGATAAGtctctccagagcagagaagtcgccagagagatcaagcgccagagagatcaagcgcaaGAATGCACCAGCGAAGTCGCCGTACTCCAGCCGACCTGCAAACACCAACCAAGAGAGAGCAGCAGACcgagagagaaaaaaaacaagagatgaaagaaaaagaaagaacacGAAACAACTGCCAGACAAAGGAATAACCCAACCAACAGGCCTCCTCGAACCTCAAACACTTCCACGGGGAGAAGGGAGCCCAGAGAGGCACCACAACCAAATGGCCACCAACCAAACCCGGCCCCAAAAGTACCCTCAGCCGCAAAAGTAGTCCGAAGCAAAAGTAAAGAAGCTACAACCCGCAAACCCAACAAgccgatcagacccagttccCCGCTAGCAGTGAACCTCCTAATGCAATTACTTTTATAATCAATTCTCAAACAAACCATAAGACCCAATTTTCAAACTTCACAATAACCAGACAAGCTTTAAAGGTCATCTTCACGGGATTGAACAAATGGGGGTGACCAAAAGACTTCCCGCgcggtttcccatgctcataatgaaggaaccatcagaggagcagagaccatCAACATACGTCAACAAATAAACAAGAGAAGATATTAAGTCTATTGCAATGAAGACACTCCTGCTAGCAtcaaccggacaaatcacgGCGAGTAAGGTTTGCCGAGAATAAGCGACCAAAACCTTAGCAGCAAACCAACTCAAGGACCACAGGACAAAAGGGGCCAGGTCAACAACCAGAACAATCTCAAACCAGTGTCCCCCCGGGATCCCAGCCCAACCAAGAGAGTGAAACAGACAAGAAAAAACCGGAAAGGAAGAGGTCATTACCCTTGACCGGCAGAACAGGCATAAACAAGCAAAGGAGGCGGGTGATGACTCATCCTAAAatacctagcggatggactcgaatttatacgaggtcgtcctagggcggtaaggtgactcaagtcgtctctcaaggaaggcttagcagggctctaatcatGTTACTcacagaaaacaggaaataaaacctaaacactctaatcgggtagattgggtctgacactctctctttagttctaggcgtaattaaataaagcttgtaaattatctaatgcagaatcaacaggaagcatataaatctatctaggcgaaagatgggaagcagattaagaacgcaggaaagccaaaaacctagggttttaactagcaatctagaaagcaatagtaaatcaacaatcataaacactaattatctaggcgatgaaaacatcaaaagcataaatcaaatatcattatctaagtgctcgattatctaggcaatgcaataacaagaaagcttgtaaagattaactaatcaaaatgaagaacttacaaaCGATTAAATgaaaacaacgatctagcggaatccacaagtatctaaaaTGTTTCTCTCTACCTAAGCTAagggaaaaagcataaaatcgcaggtggaggctgctggggtcggaaGTTGTGCaagaaaccctaaaaatcgactTTTAAAGCccaaaaacgtaactgccggattacacagcgacggcggcgccgtggacggcagCCGCCGTGAGGGGCCTTCGCAGAAACTCCAAGAAAAAGCACGGCGCGCGGTGTGGAGGCGGCGGCCGGTGTcaggacggcggccgccgtgagacggcggcgctgtggacggcggccgccgtagGTGGCCTTCGCTGATTTCGCCAGAACTTGCTCCCAACGATGCCAAAACGCTCGGTAtctcccgattcctgcacacgacagtagcacacccaaataacatcgagcaa
It contains:
- the LOC130996223 gene encoding uncharacterized protein At2g02148-like isoform X3, with amino-acid sequence MESPTPPPMMSPTITMTAPPLSSLLDCMHEPYQSSLPLHSMVEDERSSLENNGSSCGSYSILTIDDVSPIETARARFMDIVVNHFIDPHVIEMSDYDTDYMVQQSSQEILSKRKSKEIRYEGDARYALPLMYVANLYETLVNEVNMRLSSMSGIREKTIGVALEAAGGLYRKLAKKFPRKGSCTFKRRELATSFETRSKFPELVIQEEKRVRFVVVNGLAIVEKPTKIGIDDAEWFKRLTGRNEVAVYARDYKFYAPRHKYRRVVSNSNSSMPGLPAFPSPENSSSMATSQGYRAANEAQYHPMHPGHNNSMNHSSHSTEYMHGQQCIPPPQLPEMVHNQQPSAVLNHIALQSLGGRLHALPTGPAKFCDGCGIPYLRESSKYCSECGTKRLGT
- the LOC130996223 gene encoding uncharacterized protein At2g02148-like isoform X1; amino-acid sequence: MGSRVPVEHYDLSSAAAAANSYIGTSLHDRNSGDGVADPAADDVTDDNDDRSSAVVTDCMHEPYQSSLPLHSMVEDERSSLENNGSSCGSYSILTIDDVSPIETARARFMDIVVNHFIDPHVIEMSDYDTDYMVQQSSQEILSKRKSKEIRYEGDARYALPLMYVANLYETLVNEVNMRLSSMSGIREKTIGVALEAAGGLYRKLAKKFPRKGSCTFKRRELATSFETRSKFPELVIQEEKRVRFVVVNGLAIVEKPTKIGIDDAEWFKRLTGRNEVAVYARDYKFYAPRHKYRRVVSNSNSSMPGLPAFPSPENSSSMATSQGYRAANEAQYHPMHPGHNNSMNHSSHSTEYMHGQQCIPPPQLPEMVHNQQPSAVLNHIALQSLGGRLHALPTGPAKFCDGCGIPYLRESSKYCSECGTKRLGT
- the LOC130996223 gene encoding uncharacterized protein At2g02148-like isoform X2 — encoded protein: MYGVKSVSVVLRYCCRGHANRDVDGDCMHEPYQSSLPLHSMVEDERSSLENNGSSCGSYSILTIDDVSPIETARARFMDIVVNHFIDPHVIEMSDYDTDYMVQQSSQEILSKRKSKEIRYEGDARYALPLMYVANLYETLVNEVNMRLSSMSGIREKTIGVALEAAGGLYRKLAKKFPRKGSCTFKRRELATSFETRSKFPELVIQEEKRVRFVVVNGLAIVEKPTKIGIDDAEWFKRLTGRNEVAVYARDYKFYAPRHKYRRVVSNSNSSMPGLPAFPSPENSSSMATSQGYRAANEAQYHPMHPGHNNSMNHSSHSTEYMHGQQCIPPPQLPEMVHNQQPSAVLNHIALQSLGGRLHALPTGPAKFCDGCGIPYLRESSKYCSECGTKRLGT